From the Acetobacter aceti genome, one window contains:
- a CDS encoding MFS transporter produces the protein MSGTTPQTSTEKRGIVARLGIPQPLLFGFIGLLLFMVGDGVEAGYLDTYMLHHGHTQGDVNLMFTTYGVTVMISAWLAGPLSDLYGPRRTMWAGLVMWAALEVGFLSLGLGPDNLTMTLLFYTLRGFAYPLFAYGFLVWIAAATPARMLGSAAGWFWFSFSAGLPTLGSQFARYTIPYIGELATFWCSLGLVILGGLVALLFVREPTGSRSLLPAGADKKKAFFGSISITWREPKTLAAGVIRTVNTSSEYAFLAIMPAFFVDVLHFSQAQWLDLLSLIFLGNILFNLAAGMLADKLGHRFVVAVGGCIGCCITIPLFYYVPLWFPGNFPLAALAGFIYGGTVAAFVPMSGLMPLICPKEKAAALSILGLGAGASTWVGPAVVGICESWFGMSLEGVIWSFSGLYLAAGILTLCLRVSPEARRHTEMLEKKQSLRDREAYAMEHAI, from the coding sequence TTGTCAGGGACAACCCCTCAGACATCTACGGAAAAGCGTGGCATCGTCGCGCGTCTTGGTATCCCCCAGCCCCTGCTGTTCGGTTTCATCGGCCTGCTGCTTTTCATGGTCGGTGACGGCGTGGAGGCCGGATATCTCGATACCTACATGCTTCACCACGGCCATACCCAGGGCGACGTGAACCTCATGTTCACCACCTATGGCGTGACCGTCATGATTTCGGCATGGCTTGCAGGCCCCCTTTCCGATCTGTACGGACCGCGCCGCACCATGTGGGCCGGACTTGTCATGTGGGCCGCCCTCGAAGTCGGTTTTCTGTCGCTGGGTCTCGGACCTGACAACCTGACCATGACGCTGCTGTTCTACACGCTGCGCGGCTTCGCCTACCCGCTGTTCGCCTATGGTTTTCTGGTGTGGATCGCCGCCGCGACCCCGGCCCGCATGCTTGGCTCCGCCGCTGGCTGGTTCTGGTTCTCCTTCTCGGCCGGCCTCCCCACGCTCGGCTCGCAGTTCGCGCGTTACACCATCCCCTATATCGGTGAACTGGCGACTTTCTGGTGCTCGCTGGGCCTTGTCATTCTGGGTGGCCTGGTGGCTCTCCTGTTCGTCCGCGAACCGACGGGCTCCAGGTCTCTCCTGCCTGCCGGAGCCGACAAGAAAAAAGCCTTCTTCGGCTCGATCAGCATCACATGGCGCGAACCCAAGACGCTCGCTGCCGGTGTCATCCGCACGGTCAACACCTCGTCCGAATATGCGTTTCTTGCGATCATGCCGGCCTTCTTTGTCGACGTGCTGCATTTCTCGCAGGCCCAGTGGCTCGATCTGCTGTCACTGATCTTTCTGGGCAACATCCTGTTCAACCTTGCTGCGGGCATGCTGGCCGACAAGCTCGGACATCGCTTTGTCGTGGCAGTTGGCGGATGCATCGGCTGCTGCATCACCATTCCGCTCTTCTATTATGTGCCGCTCTGGTTCCCCGGCAACTTCCCGCTCGCGGCTCTGGCAGGCTTCATCTATGGCGGCACCGTCGCAGCCTTCGTGCCGATGTCCGGCCTGATGCCCCTGATCTGCCCGAAGGAAAAGGCAGCCGCCCTGTCCATCCTCGGCCTTGGCGCGGGCGCCAGCACCTGGGTCGGTCCGGCTGTTGTCGGGATCTGTGAATCCTGGTTCGGCATGAGTCTTGAAGGCGTGATCTGGAGCTTCTCCGGCCTGTATCTGGCCGCGGGCATACTGACGCTCTGTCTCCGCGTTTCGCCGGAAGCGCGCCGTCATACAGAGATGCTGGAAAAGAAGCAGAGTCTCCGTGATCGCGAAGCCTATGCGATGGAACACGCCATCTGA